Proteins found in one Helicobacter kayseriensis genomic segment:
- the thrS gene encoding threonine--tRNA ligase encodes MSEVIGIKTKEGVFDLCTSKELGIVGDEILFDNSFESLSIIRHSCAHLMAQAIKSLYPSAKFFVGPVVDEGFYYDFEVEEKISEEDLAKIEAKMKELAKSGFEITKVTLPREEVIAKFKDDDLKMAVISRIDSPNLSIYSQGDFEDLCRGPHLPNTKFLHSFKLTKIAGAYLGGDEKAKMLTRIYGIAFADKESLKQYLFQLEEAKKRDHRKLGVELGLFTFDESVGAGLPIWLPKGARLRRTLEGLLTRAHIIRYYEPVRGPELLKSDLWKVSGHYANYGENMYFTQIDEVEYGMKPMNCVGHIKVYQSSIRSYRELPLRFYEYGVVHRHEKSGVLHGLLRVREFTQDDAHIFCKPDQIRSEVVSIVKFAQKIMDAFGFSYEMEISTRPEKSIGDEKIWDISTEALKDALNLCGIQYGIDEGGGAFYGPKIDIKITDAIGRKWQCGTIQIDMNLPERFELSYIDEDNASKRPVMIHRAILGSFERFIAILIEHFGGELPFFVSPTQVILIPISQAQNAYAEELRDKMLHLGAYAEILNKNETLSKRVRTAEKQRVPMIIVLGEKELESKVLPIRDRREKSQYELSEGEFLKMIETKMKEVSF; translated from the coding sequence TTGTCTGAAGTTATAGGTATTAAAACAAAAGAGGGGGTTTTTGATCTTTGTACATCTAAAGAACTTGGGATTGTCGGAGATGAGATTCTTTTTGACAATTCTTTTGAATCTCTATCGATTATCCGCCATTCTTGTGCTCATTTGATGGCTCAAGCAATCAAATCTCTTTATCCTAGTGCGAAATTTTTTGTTGGCCCTGTTGTAGATGAAGGGTTTTATTATGATTTTGAAGTAGAGGAAAAAATCTCAGAGGAAGATTTGGCAAAAATTGAAGCAAAAATGAAAGAGCTTGCTAAATCTGGCTTTGAAATCACAAAGGTGACTTTGCCACGCGAAGAAGTGATTGCTAAATTTAAAGATGATGATTTGAAAATGGCTGTGATTTCTCGAATCGATTCTCCTAATCTCAGTATCTATTCTCAAGGAGATTTTGAGGATTTGTGTCGTGGTCCGCATTTGCCCAATACTAAATTTCTTCATTCTTTTAAGCTGACAAAGATTGCTGGAGCATATTTGGGAGGGGATGAAAAAGCAAAAATGCTTACCCGAATTTATGGGATCGCTTTTGCTGATAAAGAATCTCTGAAACAATATCTTTTTCAACTTGAAGAAGCAAAAAAAAGAGATCATCGCAAGCTTGGTGTTGAGCTTGGTTTGTTCACTTTTGATGAAAGTGTTGGTGCAGGACTTCCAATTTGGCTACCAAAAGGAGCGCGATTAAGACGCACGCTTGAGGGATTGCTAACTAGGGCACATATCATTAGGTATTATGAGCCTGTAAGGGGACCAGAACTTCTAAAAAGCGATCTTTGGAAAGTCAGTGGACACTACGCAAACTATGGTGAAAATATGTACTTCACACAAATTGATGAAGTTGAATATGGAATGAAGCCGATGAATTGTGTAGGACATATCAAAGTGTATCAAAGCTCAATTCGTTCTTATCGTGAGCTTCCACTAAGATTTTATGAATATGGGGTGGTGCATCGCCATGAAAAAAGTGGTGTTTTGCATGGATTGCTTCGTGTGAGAGAATTTACTCAAGATGATGCACATATTTTTTGTAAGCCAGATCAAATCCGGTCAGAAGTTGTCTCAATTGTCAAATTTGCTCAAAAAATTATGGATGCATTTGGTTTTAGCTATGAGATGGAAATTTCAACAAGGCCAGAAAAATCAATCGGGGATGAAAAAATTTGGGATATTTCTACAGAGGCTTTAAAGGATGCATTGAATCTATGTGGTATTCAATACGGAATTGATGAGGGTGGAGGTGCATTTTATGGACCTAAGATTGATATCAAGATTACAGATGCGATTGGAAGAAAGTGGCAATGTGGAACCATTCAGATTGATATGAACTTGCCTGAGAGATTTGAGTTGAGTTATATTGATGAGGATAATGCTTCTAAGCGACCTGTGATGATACATCGTGCTATCCTTGGATCTTTTGAGCGATTTATAGCGATTTTGATTGAGCACTTTGGAGGAGAATTGCCTTTCTTTGTATCTCCAACTCAAGTGATTTTAATTCCTATCTCTCAAGCACAAAATGCTTATGCTGAAGAGTTGCGAGATAAGATGTTGCATCTTGGGGCATATGCTGAAATTTTAAACAAAAACGAAACTCTTAGTAAGCGTGTTAGAACAGCAGAAAAACAACGCGTTCCGATGATTATTGTTCTTGGAGAAAAGGAATTGGAAAGTAAAGTGCTTCCTATTCGTGATCGCAGGGAAAAATCACAATATGAATTAAGCGAAGGAGAATTTTTAAAAATGATTGAAACTAAAATGAAAGAGGTTAGCTTTTGA
- the lspA gene encoding signal peptidase II yields the protein MKEDFSLCPCRVWENIKLHPIRVLLYLLLGGIVFWLDQEIKNLIIDGFRYEGSVISIVYVLNDGVAFSMFSFLGESLKWIQLFLVIAVAYCVLVSKDFLRIFFAFSLIVGSGASNLYDRFVMGGVVDYIYWHYKFKFAIFNFADVLINIGAITLIIYFLRQKNESRSV from the coding sequence TTGAAAGAAGATTTTTCTTTGTGTCCATGTAGAGTTTGGGAAAATATCAAGCTCCATCCTATTAGAGTGTTGCTGTATCTCTTGCTAGGAGGAATTGTTTTTTGGCTTGATCAAGAGATTAAAAATCTCATTATAGATGGGTTTAGGTATGAAGGAAGCGTGATCTCTATTGTGTATGTCCTCAATGATGGCGTTGCGTTTTCGATGTTTTCTTTTTTGGGAGAATCTCTTAAGTGGATTCAGTTATTCTTAGTGATTGCCGTAGCATATTGCGTTTTGGTTTCTAAAGATTTTTTAAGAATCTTTTTTGCTTTTTCTTTGATCGTGGGGTCAGGGGCTTCAAATCTTTATGATCGCTTTGTGATGGGAGGTGTGGTCGATTATATTTATTGGCATTATAAATTTAAATTTGCGATTTTTAATTTTGCAGATGTTTTGATTAATATAGGGGCTATAACCCTTATTATTTATTTTCTTAGACAAAAAAATGAGTCGCGTAGTGTATAA
- the glmM gene encoding phosphoglucosamine mutase → MKIFGTDGVRGKAGVEITAIKVLRLGIAAGIFFRKHSITNKILVGKDTRRSGYMIENALVSALTSVGYDVIQVGPMPTPAIAFLTEDMRCDGGIMISASHNPYEDNGIKFFDRFGFKLDRDAEKEIEEILLDGERLEKEFKSGKEIGSSKRIDDVLGRYIVHIKNSFPKDLNLQGVRIALDVSNGASYKVAPMIFQELGAEVIVIHDEPNGFNINEKCGALYPQELANAVKEYRADVGFAFDGDADRLVVVDEKGNVVDGDKILGALALYQKENDFLSSSKIIATSMSNLALEEFLKSKGLELVRSDVGDKYVLEEMQKHNANFGGEQSGHIIFSSFAKTGDGITSALQVMAMIKRSYKPASQVLSPFSLYPSQLTNLNVASKKDLMTLEGYHKLLQEIESEGMRHLIRYSGTENKLRILLEGKDQEKILKKMQVLVEFFENALGAV, encoded by the coding sequence ATGAAAATTTTTGGTACAGATGGCGTAAGAGGAAAGGCTGGAGTTGAGATTACCGCTATTAAAGTTTTGCGTTTAGGGATCGCTGCTGGGATTTTTTTCAGAAAACATTCTATTACAAATAAAATTTTAGTCGGGAAGGATACAAGGCGTAGTGGATATATGATCGAGAATGCCTTAGTGTCGGCTTTGACTTCTGTTGGATATGATGTGATACAGGTAGGACCTATGCCAACTCCAGCGATTGCGTTTTTGACTGAAGATATGCGTTGTGATGGGGGGATCATGATCAGTGCAAGTCACAATCCTTATGAGGATAATGGCATTAAATTTTTTGATCGCTTTGGATTTAAGCTTGATCGCGATGCGGAGAAAGAAATCGAGGAGATTCTATTAGATGGGGAGAGATTAGAAAAAGAGTTTAAAAGCGGGAAAGAAATAGGAAGCTCAAAGAGGATTGATGATGTGTTGGGGCGATATATTGTGCACATCAAAAACTCTTTCCCAAAAGATTTGAATTTGCAGGGTGTGAGAATCGCTCTTGATGTGAGTAATGGGGCTTCATATAAAGTTGCGCCGATGATCTTTCAAGAGCTTGGGGCAGAAGTGATTGTGATCCATGATGAGCCAAATGGTTTTAATATCAATGAAAAATGTGGAGCTTTGTATCCCCAAGAGCTTGCTAATGCGGTCAAGGAATATCGTGCGGATGTGGGATTTGCTTTTGATGGAGATGCTGATCGTTTGGTGGTTGTGGATGAGAAGGGAAATGTTGTTGATGGAGATAAGATTTTGGGAGCTTTGGCCCTCTATCAGAAAGAAAATGATTTCCTCTCTTCATCAAAAATCATTGCAACATCAATGAGTAATCTTGCGCTTGAAGAATTTTTGAAATCCAAAGGGTTAGAGCTTGTTCGAAGCGATGTGGGCGATAAATATGTGTTAGAAGAGATGCAAAAGCACAATGCAAACTTTGGGGGAGAGCAAAGTGGGCATATTATTTTTTCTTCTTTTGCTAAAACTGGTGATGGAATCACAAGTGCTCTTCAAGTGATGGCGATGATCAAAAGATCCTATAAGCCAGCCTCTCAAGTTTTATCACCATTTTCTTTATACCCAAGTCAGCTGACCAATCTCAATGTAGCTTCAAAAAAGGATTTGATGACTCTTGAGGGATATCATAAATTGCTTCAAGAGATCGAGAGTGAGGGGATGCGTCATCTCATCCGATACTCTGGGACAGAAAATAAGCTTCGCATCTTGCTAGAGGGGAAGGATCAAGAAAAGATTCTAAAAAAAATGCAAGTTTTGGTTGAATTTTTTGAGAATGCTTTGGGCGCAGTTTAG
- the rpsT gene encoding 30S ribosomal protein S20: MANHKSAEKRIRQTIKRTERNRYYRTRMKNIIRAVREAVSAKDLNKAQESLKIANRELHKFVSKGILKKNTASRKVSRLNAYVKKFALQAA, encoded by the coding sequence ATGGCAAATCACAAATCCGCAGAAAAAAGAATCAGACAAACAATCAAAAGAACAGAAAGAAACCGCTATTACCGCACTCGAATGAAAAATATCATTCGAGCTGTAAGAGAAGCAGTAAGTGCAAAGGATCTTAATAAAGCACAAGAGAGCTTAAAGATTGCAAACAGAGAGCTTCACAAATTTGTCAGCAAAGGGATCTTGAAAAAGAATACAGCATCAAGAAAAGTAAGCCGACTCAACGCTTATGTAAAAAAGTTTGCTCTTCAAGCAGCCTAA
- the prfA gene encoding peptide chain release factor 1 has translation MTMLVEKLKPIIARYEEITHLLTTPEIINDIKSLTTLSKEQSDISDIVQSAKSYIQTLQNIEENKLLLEDKELGELAKEELKTLEEQKKRLEEEIKLLLIPKDPNDSKNIYLEIRAGTGGDEAGIFVGDLFKAYCRYADLQKWKVEIISSSENNVGGYKEVIALIKGNGAYSKLKYEGGTHRVQRVPETESQGRVHTSAVTVAIMPEVDDVEVVINPNDLKIEVFRAGGHGGQCVNTTDSAVRITHIPTGISVSMQDEKSQHKNKDKAMKILKARIYEAELEAQQSQNAEARKNQVGSGDRSERIRTYNYPQNRLTDHRINLTLYSLEEVMLGGNLDQVINPLIAHAQSEAMGGSGE, from the coding sequence ATTACAATGCTTGTAGAAAAACTCAAACCCATTATTGCACGCTATGAAGAAATCACACACCTACTCACAACTCCAGAAATTATCAACGATATCAAATCCCTTACGACCCTTAGCAAAGAGCAAAGTGATATAAGCGATATTGTTCAGAGTGCAAAATCCTACATCCAAACACTTCAAAATATCGAGGAGAATAAACTCCTTTTGGAAGATAAAGAACTAGGCGAGCTTGCAAAAGAGGAGCTTAAAACCCTTGAAGAACAGAAAAAAAGACTAGAAGAAGAAATCAAGCTTCTTTTGATCCCCAAAGACCCAAATGATAGCAAGAATATCTACCTTGAAATCCGTGCAGGGACTGGAGGAGATGAGGCAGGAATCTTTGTGGGGGACTTATTCAAGGCTTATTGTCGCTATGCAGATTTACAAAAATGGAAAGTCGAAATCATCAGCTCAAGTGAAAACAATGTAGGGGGATACAAAGAAGTGATCGCCCTCATCAAGGGAAATGGAGCTTATTCCAAACTCAAATATGAGGGCGGAACACATCGCGTGCAAAGAGTGCCAGAAACAGAATCTCAAGGGCGTGTGCATACCTCTGCGGTGACTGTGGCGATTATGCCTGAAGTAGATGATGTCGAGGTTGTCATCAATCCAAATGATCTCAAAATAGAAGTATTTCGTGCTGGAGGGCATGGAGGGCAATGTGTCAATACCACAGATTCTGCAGTTAGGATCACGCATATCCCTACAGGGATCAGCGTCTCAATGCAAGATGAAAAATCCCAGCACAAAAACAAAGACAAAGCGATGAAAATCCTCAAAGCTAGAATCTATGAAGCAGAATTAGAAGCCCAACAAAGCCAAAATGCCGAAGCTAGAAAAAATCAAGTAGGGAGCGGGGATCGAAGCGAAAGAATTCGCACATATAATTACCCACAAAATCGCTTAACAGACCACAGAATCAACCTCACACTCTATAGCCTAGAAGAAGTGATGCTTGGCGGAAATCTTGATCAAGTCATCAATCCTCTTATCGCGCACGCCCAAAGCGAAGCAATGGGAGGGAGTGGAGAGTAG
- a CDS encoding pentapeptide repeat-containing protein: MNLKGLSLQEQDEAIEEIASSLNIPKKYIHYDFTDTPYFVIQDRNYQGNNRLEDEDRLYIEDFDFKLLKKYTLFFIECDIYVYFCPTCIDVDTPHAFRFDGCVFYDSIVFDYLYLSIQSFIARHCHFLGDVDICFPFENDSCFEYCYFEGWVNFTNAIFKKDISFYGSTFNRCPNFSKTRFGGNINIINTNLDFDFFQTEEVIVSKWMEDSIDLDIKTHLSFVANDFRDSFRIFKNTLSKEGNLLDASNYHRVELYCKEIELDSKNPPILSREWIDRWQLFFYRHTSDHHTDLLKIISWVIIAIGIFGFGFFIVKYYQDVSILSYLSPYGVALSLAGMVCLGIFWVMGYIKKLFLFAGVGLISTLWIACYKPTLIFGAINLIDKTSRSGLENFILVLYTLVMILLLFSLQKTARKNSIVPS; encoded by the coding sequence GTGAATTTAAAAGGGTTGTCACTCCAAGAACAAGATGAAGCGATTGAGGAAATAGCCTCTTCTCTCAATATTCCAAAAAAATATATTCACTATGATTTTACGGACACCCCCTACTTTGTCATACAAGATAGAAATTATCAAGGAAACAATAGGCTTGAAGATGAGGATAGGCTTTATATAGAAGATTTTGATTTTAAGCTTCTGAAAAAATATACCCTCTTCTTTATTGAATGTGATATCTATGTTTACTTTTGCCCAACTTGTATCGATGTTGATACCCCTCATGCCTTTCGTTTTGATGGATGCGTTTTTTACGATTCGATTGTATTTGATTATTTATATCTTTCTATTCAATCTTTTATTGCTAGACATTGCCATTTTTTGGGAGATGTGGATATTTGTTTTCCATTTGAAAATGATTCTTGTTTTGAGTATTGTTATTTTGAGGGATGGGTCAATTTTACTAATGCTATCTTTAAAAAAGATATTAGTTTCTATGGCTCGACATTCAACCGATGTCCTAACTTTTCGAAAACACGCTTTGGAGGAAATATTAATATTATCAACACTAATCTTGATTTTGATTTTTTTCAAACAGAAGAAGTTATTGTAAGTAAATGGATGGAAGACAGCATTGATCTCGATATAAAAACACATCTTTCTTTTGTTGCTAATGATTTTCGCGATAGTTTTAGAATCTTTAAAAACACTCTCTCTAAAGAAGGTAATCTCCTTGATGCTTCAAATTATCATCGAGTAGAACTCTATTGCAAAGAAATCGAGTTAGATTCCAAAAACCCTCCAATCCTCTCTAGAGAATGGATCGATAGATGGCAACTTTTTTTCTATCGCCATACTTCAGACCATCACACCGATTTGCTCAAAATCATCTCTTGGGTGATTATTGCGATTGGGATTTTTGGATTTGGATTTTTTATTGTGAAATACTATCAAGATGTATCTATTCTCTCATACCTGTCTCCCTATGGTGTAGCGTTAAGCTTGGCAGGAATGGTATGTCTTGGAATATTTTGGGTTATGGGTTATATCAAAAAACTTTTTTTATTTGCAGGAGTTGGACTTATCTCCACTCTGTGGATTGCTTGTTATAAGCCCACTCTTATCTTTGGGGCAATAAATCTCATTGACAAAACCTCTCGCTCAGGATTGGAAAACTTCATCCTAGTTCTCTATACTCTTGTGATGATTCTCTTGCTCTTCTCCCTCCAAAAAACCGCACGCAAAAACTCTATCGTGCCAAGCTAG
- a CDS encoding TaqI-like C-terminal specificity domain-containing protein, translating to MLRGRDIKRYSYEWADLWIITIEFGAHQYLQEKHPSIYSHLLQYQDRLKARGQCTNKPATDKKPYLGQHHWLELDNNPTRGYFSNFEKEKIVYSEIVREPQFFLDTECFFAEATAFVMTGKNLKYLIGFLNNSFVAFMFKTFYAGGGLGESGYRYKKAFLEKLPIPKITESNQSTAEQIIALVEEILKVKDQNPKANTSVQESKIDELVYQLYALTSEEVAIIESRE from the coding sequence ATGCTAAGAGGGCGGGACATCAAACGCTACTCTTATGAGTGGGCGGATTTGTGGATTATCACCATTGAATTTGGAGCTCATCAATATTTGCAAGAAAAACATCCTAGTATCTATTCCCATTTATTGCAATATCAAGATAGGCTCAAAGCAAGGGGACAATGCACCAATAAACCTGCCACAGATAAGAAGCCCTATTTGGGACAGCATCATTGGCTTGAGCTAGACAACAATCCAACAAGGGGATATTTTTCAAACTTTGAGAAAGAAAAGATTGTTTATAGTGAAATTGTGAGGGAGCCTCAATTCTTTTTAGATACGGAGTGCTTTTTTGCTGAAGCTACTGCTTTTGTAATGACGGGAAAAAATCTTAAATATCTTATAGGTTTCCTTAATAATTCTTTTGTTGCTTTTATGTTTAAAACATTTTATGCGGGAGGGGGACTAGGGGAAAGTGGCTATCGATATAAAAAAGCATTTTTGGAGAAACTTCCAATTCCTAAAATCACAGAATCAAACCAATCCACAGCAGAGCAAATCATCGCTTTAGTGGAGGAAATTCTAAAAGTAAAAGATCAAAATCCCAAAGCCAACACTTCAGTCCAAGAGAGCAAAATCGATGAGCTTGTCTATCAGCTTTACGCCCTCACCTCCGAAGAAGTCGCTATTATTGAAAGCAGGGAGTAA
- a CDS encoding Eco57I restriction-modification methylase domain-containing protein, producing the protein MDIATEISSFITKEFDIQRYKDFILYIFLKGEEIEFLTEDFEEPEEKFTYIKKEYCLLPEPLNLGNFQKLQFYVFEVDSVNAKIGLYKELKKRLETIDSSAVLACFYEKGNPTFRLSLITRSLNEQGKIDYSNPKRQSFTLGKNETTNTAKQNFQKLYINWQSSSTQATLSEAFSVEPVTKAFFEGYKKLYDEKFALLSSNQAIINIFTKVFPQEDPQKVISAFVKKLLGRIVFLYFIQKKGWLGVPKDGKWGEGDKKFLINLFDNHNDDFYEKALAPLFFESLNKDRREDEDYSPTFDCRIPFLNGGLFEENGIDRDEMLCELLDKEFFADIFELFELYNFTIDESTPSKIEVGIDPEMLGKVFENLIDYNKETGAFYTRRGIVHFMCKNSLVLKLTQVFGEENQEHIENLIYNQESDNDFARKKGSKVLSTLETLKILDPAIGSGAFPMGLLSEILSIHTTLNEALDDSKLAETKRKIIENNIYGIDIDSDAIEIAKLRFWLSIAVDEEEPRPLPNLDFKFMQGNSLLETLEGFELLPKDLLLTGSAPIDSLFSKKELGLQEDLLDYGNKQDSAFISIKDNIHTFFKTTDPNKKQKLKESIRNEIAKILEEQIENGENKLGRIEKDIAEIKAHGGKESKKIKDLEKQYDKLFTQLNNAYKFQESFINGGFRTDLLFLYKLFFGEVFQEGGFDIVIGNPPYIRQEDIFLKDQIRIEFGAFFNGTADIFTYFFAKGIQVLKPSGILSFIASNKWTRAGYGTPLRKLILSNTISSYIDFNGVKAFENATVDTSIATLIKTPSIEDWIFPTFALQQNQNPQAVLDNEKMIFSFLSRNSISMVKSYL; encoded by the coding sequence ATGGATATTGCAACAGAGATTTCAAGCTTCATAACAAAAGAATTTGACATACAAAGATATAAGGACTTTATTTTGTATATTTTTTTAAAAGGAGAGGAAATTGAGTTTTTGACAGAGGATTTTGAAGAGCCTGAAGAAAAATTTACCTATATCAAAAAAGAATATTGCCTACTTCCTGAACCGCTAAACTTGGGGAACTTTCAAAAACTTCAATTTTATGTCTTCGAAGTAGATTCTGTTAATGCCAAGATTGGACTCTACAAAGAACTCAAAAAAAGACTTGAAACTATTGATTCCAGTGCGGTCTTAGCTTGTTTTTACGAAAAAGGCAATCCTACTTTTAGACTTTCTCTTATTACTCGCTCACTCAATGAGCAAGGAAAAATCGACTATAGCAATCCTAAACGCCAAAGCTTCACTCTGGGAAAAAATGAAACAACCAACACAGCAAAACAAAACTTTCAAAAACTCTATATAAATTGGCAATCCTCTTCTACACAAGCTACCTTAAGTGAAGCCTTTTCGGTTGAGCCTGTTACAAAAGCATTTTTTGAGGGATATAAAAAACTCTATGATGAAAAGTTCGCACTTCTCTCAAGTAATCAAGCCATTATCAATATCTTCACAAAAGTATTTCCCCAAGAAGACCCTCAAAAAGTCATTTCTGCTTTTGTCAAAAAGCTTTTAGGACGAATTGTATTTCTCTACTTTATTCAAAAGAAAGGTTGGTTAGGTGTCCCAAAAGATGGAAAATGGGGAGAGGGAGATAAAAAATTCCTCATAAATCTTTTTGATAACCACAATGATGATTTCTATGAGAAAGCCTTAGCACCTCTATTTTTTGAAAGCCTCAATAAAGACAGAAGAGAGGATGAGGACTACTCGCCCACTTTTGATTGCAGGATCCCATTTCTTAATGGTGGGCTTTTTGAAGAAAATGGCATTGATCGAGATGAAATGCTTTGCGAACTGCTAGATAAGGAGTTTTTTGCTGATATTTTTGAGCTCTTTGAACTCTACAATTTCACAATCGATGAATCTACTCCTAGCAAAATCGAAGTGGGCATTGACCCTGAAATGCTTGGAAAAGTCTTTGAAAACCTAATTGACTATAACAAAGAAACTGGAGCATTCTATACTCGCAGAGGAATTGTGCATTTTATGTGCAAAAACTCACTTGTTCTCAAACTCACTCAAGTCTTTGGTGAAGAAAATCAAGAACATATAGAAAATCTTATCTATAACCAAGAGAGTGACAATGACTTTGCTAGAAAAAAAGGAAGTAAAGTCCTTAGTACTCTAGAAACTCTAAAAATCCTAGACCCAGCCATTGGCTCAGGAGCTTTCCCTATGGGATTACTTAGTGAAATTCTCTCTATCCATACCACACTCAACGAAGCTCTTGATGATTCAAAACTTGCAGAGACAAAAAGAAAAATCATCGAAAACAATATCTATGGAATTGACATCGACTCAGATGCGATCGAGATAGCCAAACTCCGCTTTTGGCTCTCAATTGCAGTCGATGAGGAAGAGCCACGACCTCTGCCAAATCTTGACTTCAAATTTATGCAAGGCAATAGTTTGCTAGAAACTCTTGAGGGATTTGAGCTACTTCCCAAAGACTTACTACTTACAGGCTCGGCTCCTATTGATTCTCTCTTTAGTAAAAAAGAGCTAGGACTGCAAGAGGACTTGCTAGATTATGGAAATAAACAAGACTCAGCCTTTATCTCAATCAAAGACAATATCCACACCTTTTTCAAAACCACAGACCCAAACAAAAAACAGAAGCTCAAAGAGAGTATTCGCAATGAGATTGCCAAAATCCTAGAAGAGCAAATAGAAAATGGGGAAAACAAGCTTGGCAGGATAGAAAAAGACATCGCGGAAATCAAGGCTCACGGAGGCAAAGAAAGCAAAAAAATCAAAGACCTTGAAAAACAATACGACAAACTTTTTACTCAACTTAACAATGCCTATAAATTCCAAGAAAGCTTCATCAATGGAGGTTTTCGCACAGATTTGCTCTTCCTCTATAAGCTCTTTTTTGGAGAAGTATTTCAAGAGGGTGGATTTGACATTGTCATTGGAAATCCCCCTTATATTAGACAAGAAGATATTTTTCTCAAAGATCAAATAAGGATAGAATTTGGTGCTTTCTTTAATGGCACTGCCGATATTTTTACCTACTTTTTTGCCAAAGGGATTCAAGTCCTCAAACCCAGTGGAATTCTCTCTTTCATTGCCAGTAATAAATGGACTAGAGCAGGGTATGGCACACCTCTAAGGAAACTTATCCTCTCCAATACTATTTCAAGCTATATTGATTTCAATGGTGTCAAAGCTTTTGAAAACGCCACAGTAGATACCTCTATTGCCACTCTTATCAAGACTCCTTCTATTGAGGATTGGATTTTCCCTACTTTTGCTCTCCAACAAAACCAAAATCCTCAAGCAGTCCTAGATAACGAAAAAATGATTTTCTCTTTCCTTTCTCGCAACTCTATCTCTATGGTAAAATCTTATCTCTAA